The proteins below come from a single Syntrophales bacterium genomic window:
- a CDS encoding response regulator, with amino-acid sequence MANILIVDDEIETCKALNMFLSFKGYECQMAHTGDQALEIMRGYRIDLVLMDVMMPGMNGFEACRIIKNDELLKAIPVIMLTALSEKKDRIEGIEAGADDFINKPIDHSEVLARVRMLLKLKDANDLLSHAFADIQSLIVYGEQTFNSFTSADFDFMSKIDGIVERIIRKESSIAHKPESVVVGYENERGSWSWYHYESVSHSLKRSELGGNIRQSLESVWKEESQIGFLNQKDIALPEFSLFIKELQSQNIKIKNIVYSLSRGLCIVNLNHDREVGKYDAAILNSMVTICDSLRYLARQVQETEEAFAYTIQALARASEVNDEDTGQHILRVGEYAGFIAVSLGLPERLTQMIRQQAPLHDVGKLYIPASILKKPAKLTDDEMKIIELHPSYGAKIIGEQPRLEVARRIALTHHERWDGSGYPGGLRGVEIPIEGRIVALADQYDALRNRRAYKPAFTHARVFEILDKGDGRTAPSHFDPAVLAIFLKFDKEFEDIYEHMQD; translated from the coding sequence ATGGCCAATATTCTTATTGTTGATGACGAAATAGAGACGTGCAAAGCCCTGAATATGTTTCTCTCCTTCAAGGGCTATGAATGCCAAATGGCCCATACCGGCGATCAGGCGCTGGAGATTATGCGCGGATACAGGATAGATCTTGTCCTTATGGATGTCATGATGCCGGGAATGAACGGTTTTGAGGCGTGTCGCATAATCAAAAATGATGAGTTGCTGAAGGCAATCCCCGTCATCATGTTAACGGCGCTTTCCGAAAAAAAGGATCGGATCGAGGGGATCGAGGCAGGGGCTGACGACTTTATCAACAAACCGATCGATCATAGCGAAGTGCTTGCCCGCGTCCGCATGCTGCTGAAGCTGAAAGACGCCAACGATCTGCTCAGTCATGCCTTTGCGGATATACAGAGTCTGATCGTTTACGGCGAGCAGACCTTCAACAGCTTCACCTCCGCCGATTTTGACTTTATGTCCAAGATTGACGGGATCGTCGAGCGGATCATCCGCAAAGAATCGAGTATCGCCCATAAACCGGAAAGCGTTGTCGTCGGGTACGAGAACGAACGGGGTTCCTGGTCCTGGTACCACTACGAATCTGTTTCTCATAGTCTCAAACGCAGCGAGCTCGGCGGCAATATCCGCCAGAGTCTTGAATCTGTCTGGAAGGAGGAGTCCCAGATCGGCTTCCTTAACCAGAAGGATATCGCGCTTCCAGAATTCAGTTTATTTATCAAGGAGTTGCAATCACAGAACATCAAGATAAAAAACATCGTTTATTCCTTGAGCAGGGGGCTGTGCATCGTCAACCTCAATCATGACCGGGAGGTTGGGAAGTATGACGCGGCCATCCTCAACAGCATGGTTACTATATGCGATTCGCTGCGTTACCTTGCCCGGCAGGTTCAGGAAACAGAAGAAGCGTTTGCCTACACCATCCAGGCGCTCGCGCGGGCATCGGAAGTGAACGATGAAGATACCGGGCAGCACATTCTGAGGGTGGGCGAGTACGCCGGTTTTATCGCAGTGAGTCTCGGTCTTCCGGAAAGACTGACGCAGATGATTCGTCAGCAGGCGCCGCTGCACGATGTGGGAAAGCTGTACATTCCTGCCTCGATTCTAAAGAAACCGGCTAAACTTACGGATGATGAGATGAAAATTATTGAGCTGCACCCGAGTTACGGCGCAAAAATAATCGGAGAACAACCACGTCTCGAAGTGGCCAGAAGAATTGCCCTTACTCATCACGAAAGGTGGGACGGCAGTGGTTACCCCGGAGGACTCCGCGGCGTGGAAATCCCAATTGAGGGAAGAATCGTTGCCTTGGCCGACCAGTACGACGCCTTGCGCAACCGCCGTGCGTACAAACCCGCATTTACGCATGCCAGGGTATTTGAGATCCTCGACAAAGGGGATGGGCGAACGGCGCCGTCCCATTTCGATCCCGCTGTTCTGGCGATCTTCCTCAAGTTCGACAAGGAATTCGAGGATATCTACGAGCACATGCAGGACTGA
- a CDS encoding PAS domain S-box protein — translation MEKRLSILMISLSEDDTELVSRRFQEAGYAIVHQRAEDADQTRQALASRSWEFVIADSPSALVILRQTGSDIPYLVVSDESDVETAIAAMKAGIDDYILKSNLLRLVSAFEQALEKAAIRRQQREAEEKSRQTAQEKEALCLTMTLKTSSGIAILQQGKLVFVNPYLIKDYGYKEEDFLGKTMLEFIHPEDRAKVRQNAIAMLKGKSATPYRYRVVCADGQIRWVVESLATISYGGSPAIMGNIIDVTEMTQLERQLEDARALLIKEEKLSSLGMLAVGISHEILNPLNIISLNIQLLEINEWPPEKTKEMLAVISRQVERIEKIVRDLNMFAKPSQGEFIPVDVNKLIESVFTLINPKLRLARINLEKELGADLPAISLEQNKMWQVFMNLITNAIDAMAEKEEKTLRAATSRETTKEGEFVRIVFADTGKGIEKENSSKIFDPFFTTKAPGAGTGLGLSIAYSVIQEHKGSIVVENNKEGGASFIIRLPVKHS, via the coding sequence ATGGAAAAACGCCTCTCCATTCTTATGATCAGCCTTTCCGAAGACGATACGGAACTTGTTTCCCGCCGGTTTCAAGAAGCGGGCTATGCCATCGTTCATCAGCGCGCCGAGGATGCCGACCAGACGCGTCAGGCCCTTGCCAGTCGCTCCTGGGAGTTTGTCATTGCCGATTCTCCTTCTGCTCTCGTTATTCTGAGGCAAACCGGCTCAGATATCCCGTATCTCGTTGTTTCCGACGAGAGCGATGTGGAGACGGCTATTGCGGCGATGAAGGCGGGGATTGACGACTATATTCTGAAAAGCAACCTCCTGCGGCTGGTTTCCGCCTTTGAACAGGCGCTGGAAAAGGCCGCTATCCGGCGACAGCAAAGAGAAGCCGAGGAAAAAAGCAGGCAGACTGCGCAGGAAAAGGAAGCGCTCTGCCTGACCATGACCCTGAAGACAAGTTCAGGAATTGCGATTCTGCAGCAGGGCAAACTGGTTTTTGTAAACCCCTATCTAATAAAGGATTATGGTTATAAAGAGGAGGATTTTCTCGGCAAAACCATGCTTGAATTCATCCACCCGGAGGATCGTGCGAAGGTCCGGCAAAATGCAATTGCGATGTTAAAGGGAAAATCCGCAACCCCTTACAGATATCGGGTCGTCTGTGCCGATGGACAAATCCGCTGGGTTGTCGAGTCGCTTGCCACCATTTCCTACGGGGGAAGTCCGGCGATTATGGGCAATATTATTGATGTAACCGAAATGACGCAGCTTGAACGGCAGCTTGAGGATGCACGGGCGCTGCTGATCAAGGAGGAAAAACTGTCTTCGCTCGGCATGCTGGCCGTCGGGATCTCTCACGAAATCCTTAATCCGCTCAACATCATCTCGCTGAATATTCAGTTGCTGGAGATCAACGAGTGGCCCCCCGAGAAAACAAAAGAGATGCTCGCCGTCATCAGCCGCCAGGTGGAGAGAATAGAAAAGATAGTTCGTGATCTCAATATGTTCGCCAAGCCATCCCAAGGCGAGTTTATTCCTGTTGACGTCAATAAGCTGATAGAAAGCGTTTTCACCCTGATTAACCCCAAACTCCGTCTGGCCCGGATCAATCTTGAAAAAGAGCTGGGGGCGGATTTGCCTGCCATTTCGCTTGAGCAGAACAAGATGTGGCAGGTGTTCATGAATTTGATCACTAATGCCATCGACGCCATGGCTGAAAAGGAGGAAAAGACGCTGCGGGCGGCAACGAGCAGGGAAACGACGAAGGAAGGAGAGTTTGTCCGCATTGTCTTTGCCGACACGGGAAAGGGCATTGAGAAAGAGAATTCCAGCAAGATATTCGATCCGTTCTTTACGACCAAGGCGCCAGGCGCCGGCACTGGATTGGGACTATCCATAGCGTACAGCGTTATCCAGGAACATAAGGGAAGCATAGTTGTGGAGAATAATAAAGAGGGCGGGGCGTCATTTATCATCCGCTTGCCGGTGAAACATTCATGA
- a CDS encoding response regulator has product MGKPLRVLMVEDSEDDVLLAIRHLKSGGYEPEYERIETAEALRIALRGNAWDVIVCNYRLPNFDGLTAISLVKEAAIDIPLIISSGAIGEETAADCLRSGACDYVMKGNMSRLVSAVDRELKEAESRKRRRQAEAMLRESEERYRSLFNYSQEAILLTRPDGAILDANPAACELFGRSLEEIRSLGRGGLLDVTDPRLTAALAERAGRGGGRAEITMLRANGEKFPVEITSALFVDANGEQKTSMIIRDLSERKRAEAEDARLQQQLRQSQKMDSVGRLAGGIAHDFNNMLGVIIGQAELALTQVDPALSLHARLEEILKAANRSANLTRQLLAFARKQIISPQVLDLNETVNGMLEMLRRLIGEDIAFAWHPGADLWLIRFDPSQIDQIMVNLCVNARDAIAGVGRIAIETRNISLGSAYCAAHAGLAPGDYVILSVSDNGCGMSNEVLGKLFEPFFTTKAPGKGVGLGLATIFGIVKQNNGFIDVVSELNLRTTFTIYLPRSMEETAETCVEAPQQPSVRGSQTVLAVEDEPELLDLIKTILEGKGYRVLIAATPGEALQLASEHTGEIDLLITDVVMPEINGKGLAEKMLSTYQDMKCLFTSGYTADVIAHLGVLEEGVNFLPKPFSISDLTAKVAEVLAR; this is encoded by the coding sequence ATGGGGAAACCCCTGCGGGTATTAATGGTTGAGGACTCTGAAGACGACGTTCTTTTGGCGATCAGGCACCTGAAAAGCGGCGGCTACGAGCCTGAATATGAGCGGATAGAAACGGCCGAGGCCCTGCGAATCGCCCTTCGCGGGAACGCCTGGGATGTTATCGTCTGTAATTACCGGTTGCCGAACTTTGACGGTCTAACGGCCATTTCCTTAGTGAAGGAGGCCGCCATTGACATTCCGCTGATCATTTCGTCGGGCGCCATCGGCGAGGAGACGGCGGCGGATTGCCTGCGTTCGGGCGCGTGCGACTATGTGATGAAGGGCAACATGTCCCGGCTTGTTTCCGCCGTTGATCGGGAATTGAAGGAGGCGGAATCAAGGAAAAGGCGCCGGCAGGCGGAGGCGATGCTTAGGGAAAGCGAGGAAAGATATCGCTCTCTTTTCAACTACTCGCAGGAAGCGATCCTGCTTACCAGGCCGGACGGCGCCATCCTTGACGCCAATCCTGCTGCCTGCGAACTTTTCGGCCGCTCCCTGGAGGAGATCCGCAGCCTCGGGCGGGGCGGGCTGTTGGATGTGACGGACCCGCGTCTGACCGCCGCCCTGGCAGAACGGGCAGGCAGGGGTGGAGGAAGAGCTGAGATTACGATGCTGCGCGCCAATGGCGAAAAATTTCCCGTCGAGATAACCTCGGCGCTCTTTGTCGATGCGAACGGCGAGCAGAAAACCAGCATGATTATCCGCGATCTCAGCGAGCGCAAGCGGGCCGAGGCGGAGGATGCGAGATTGCAGCAGCAATTGCGTCAATCCCAGAAAATGGATTCCGTCGGCCGGCTGGCGGGGGGTATCGCTCACGACTTCAACAACATGCTGGGGGTAATCATCGGGCAGGCGGAGCTGGCCTTGACGCAGGTTGATCCGGCTTTGTCCCTGCATGCCCGCCTGGAGGAAATCCTCAAGGCGGCCAATCGCTCCGCCAATCTTACCCGCCAGCTTTTGGCCTTTGCCCGCAAGCAGATCATTTCCCCGCAGGTGCTCGACCTGAATGAGACTGTTAACGGCATGCTGGAGATGCTGCGGCGGCTCATCGGCGAGGACATCGCTTTTGCCTGGCATCCCGGCGCTGATTTGTGGCTGATCAGATTTGATCCCTCCCAGATAGATCAGATAATGGTAAATTTGTGCGTCAACGCCCGCGACGCCATCGCCGGCGTCGGCCGGATTGCCATCGAAACAAGAAACATCAGCTTGGGGAGTGCATACTGCGCCGCTCACGCCGGGCTTGCCCCCGGGGATTATGTTATCCTGAGTGTGAGCGACAATGGCTGCGGGATGAGCAATGAAGTTCTCGGAAAGCTCTTTGAACCCTTTTTTACCACCAAGGCGCCGGGAAAAGGAGTGGGTTTGGGCCTCGCGACGATCTTCGGCATCGTCAAACAGAACAATGGATTCATTGATGTAGTCAGCGAACTGAATCTTAGAACAACCTTCACAATCTATCTGCCGCGAAGCATGGAAGAGACCGCAGAGACCTGCGTAGAAGCTCCACAGCAACCTTCTGTGCGCGGCTCTCAGACGGTGCTGGCAGTGGAGGACGAGCCGGAGCTCCTGGACCTGATCAAGACAATCCTCGAAGGTAAGGGATATCGGGTTCTTATCGCTGCAACGCCCGGTGAAGCGCTCCAACTGGCAAGCGAGCACACCGGAGAAATTGACTTGCTCATTACCGACGTGGTTATGCCGGAAATTAACGGCAAGGGACTGGCGGAGAAGATGCTTTCTACCTATCAGGACATGAAATGCCTCTTTACATCGGGTTATACGGCCGATGTAATTGCCCACCTTGGCGTACTTGAGGAAGGTGTCAATTTCCTGCCGAAGCCGTTTTCCATAAGTGATCTGACGGCGAAAGTGGCTGAGGTTCTGGCTCGGTAG
- a CDS encoding GAF domain-containing protein, with product MQAWYTRTLQEYCQAQGTGMHCDVAQAGVLVDCIHQRKPVIHNDHAALSHRGGLPAGHAALVRELIVPFFRDDLIVAVLGIGNKTEDYTEKDIDVVAYFADVAWRLPRRSSRTIPTGRAP from the coding sequence CTGCAAGCTTGGTACACCCGCACACTACAGGAGTACTGCCAGGCCCAGGGAACAGGGATGCATTGTGACGTCGCTCAGGCCGGCGTCTTGGTGGACTGCATCCATCAGAGAAAGCCTGTCATACACAACGATCACGCCGCTCTTTCGCACCGCGGGGGATTGCCCGCAGGCCATGCGGCGCTGGTTCGCGAACTAATTGTTCCCTTCTTTCGCGACGACCTGATTGTCGCCGTTCTCGGCATTGGCAATAAAACCGAGGATTATACTGAAAAGGACATTGATGTTGTGGCCTATTTCGCCGATGTGGCCTGGAGATTGCCGCGGCGCAGCAGCAGAACAATCCCGACCGGCCGGGCGCCGTAG
- a CDS encoding TetR/AcrR family transcriptional regulator, which produces MKENSAFAGLKNGEKRARQEVIITAAERAFAVKPFNKVSIRDIAREAGISHAAIYRYFPDQQSLFIEAFLRGAGEIIAFLTEIVSRSETGDIDKVAETYLDYLLAHDQYFRMMTHFMLDGSLTAEMIERLNVAERGIFDQFDVMFRKMEMQEPVRILSHAFFAALHGVLITFNNYPGRDQNAVREHIKKVAKVITGKFLRQ; this is translated from the coding sequence ATGAAAGAAAACAGCGCCTTTGCGGGCTTGAAAAACGGGGAGAAACGGGCGCGGCAGGAAGTAATCATCACCGCTGCCGAGCGGGCCTTTGCCGTCAAGCCCTTCAATAAGGTCAGCATTCGCGACATCGCCCGGGAGGCCGGAATCTCCCATGCCGCCATTTACCGCTATTTCCCGGACCAGCAATCCCTGTTCATCGAGGCCTTCCTGCGCGGCGCCGGCGAGATCATCGCGTTTCTTACGGAGATTGTCTCCCGAAGCGAAACGGGCGATATCGACAAGGTTGCCGAAACCTATCTCGATTACCTGCTGGCGCACGATCAGTATTTCCGTATGATGACCCACTTCATGCTCGACGGGTCGCTGACGGCAGAGATGATCGAAAGGCTGAACGTAGCCGAACGCGGGATCTTCGATCAGTTTGACGTCATGTTTCGCAAAATGGAAATGCAGGAGCCGGTGAGAATATTATCCCACGCCTTTTTTGCCGCGCTGCACGGGGTGCTGATTACGTTTAACAACTACCCCGGACGGGATCAAAATGCGGTGCGAGAACACATCAAGAAGGTGGCAAAAGTCATTACGGGGAAATTTCTCAGGCAATAA
- a CDS encoding NADH-quinone oxidoreductase subunit N — MTLLPEIYILSFSVLFLFLSLEKGKRSLFVLARVLAVGGVAAALFSLNAEGLLFVGAYRVDGFSQIFKLILTIGLALVIFMFNKEDEVEKMPEFFMFLGLSTLGLSILVSSVELISILISLEISSFSLYAIVPLRRTKTTAHLEAAIKYLFFGAISTGIMLYGMGYLYGMAHSTYLADIVAKMPFFGDRPLAILAVILTMSAFFFKLSLFPLHFWAPDIYEGASDATTAFIATVPKVAGAALLIRLTMLAGLPLAQLTMLLMVLAAFSMTLGNLVGLVQQDLKRLVAYSGIAHAGYLMLGLLSFNKAGNAAVAYYITVYLIMNLALFYVMMLLSRNGENLKIADLGGLARRAPLLAFTLAVAAFSLAGIPPTGGFTGKFFLFVTAFRAGHLPIVIIAAVNTVISVFYYLNLVRISYSREIKDETPLRLSFSEKALCWLFSLAIILLGLLPLNVLEMFSQVM; from the coding sequence ATGACGCTGCTGCCTGAAATTTACATACTTTCCTTTTCCGTATTGTTTCTTTTCCTGTCGCTGGAAAAGGGGAAGCGATCGCTGTTTGTGCTGGCCAGGGTGCTGGCCGTCGGGGGAGTGGCTGCTGCGCTCTTTTCCCTGAATGCAGAGGGCCTCCTTTTTGTCGGCGCCTACCGGGTAGATGGTTTTTCGCAGATTTTCAAGTTAATTCTGACCATTGGCCTGGCCCTGGTAATCTTCATGTTCAACAAGGAAGATGAAGTGGAAAAAATGCCGGAGTTTTTCATGTTTCTGGGTCTTTCCACCCTCGGCCTCTCCATCCTCGTGAGTTCCGTTGAACTTATCTCGATTCTGATCAGTCTGGAGATATCCTCTTTCAGCCTTTATGCGATCGTGCCGCTGCGCCGCACCAAGACGACAGCTCATCTGGAAGCGGCCATCAAGTACCTGTTTTTCGGCGCTATTTCCACTGGCATCATGCTGTACGGCATGGGGTATCTCTACGGGATGGCTCATTCGACCTATCTTGCCGACATTGTCGCCAAGATGCCGTTTTTCGGCGACAGGCCGCTCGCCATCCTCGCGGTGATCCTGACGATGAGCGCCTTTTTCTTCAAACTTTCGCTGTTTCCCCTCCATTTCTGGGCGCCGGACATCTATGAGGGGGCGTCCGACGCAACGACGGCGTTTATCGCCACCGTGCCGAAGGTTGCCGGCGCCGCGCTCTTGATCAGACTGACGATGCTGGCGGGCCTGCCTTTGGCCCAACTGACCATGCTGCTGATGGTGCTTGCCGCCTTTTCGATGACCCTTGGCAATCTGGTGGGGCTGGTCCAGCAGGACCTCAAAAGGCTGGTTGCCTATTCCGGGATCGCCCATGCCGGCTACCTGATGCTCGGCCTTTTGTCGTTCAATAAAGCGGGAAACGCCGCAGTAGCTTATTATATAACCGTTTATCTGATCATGAATCTGGCTTTGTTCTATGTGATGATGCTGCTTTCCAGAAACGGGGAGAACCTGAAGATTGCCGATCTGGGCGGGCTGGCCCGCCGGGCGCCGCTCTTGGCGTTCACGCTGGCGGTGGCCGCTTTTTCGCTGGCGGGCATTCCGCCGACCGGCGGTTTTACCGGCAAGTTTTTTCTCTTTGTTACGGCATTCAGGGCCGGGCACCTGCCCATCGTCATCATTGCCGCGGTAAATACCGTAATTTCCGTCTTCTATTATCTGAATCTCGTCCGCATCAGCTATTCGCGTGAAATAAAAGACGAAACACCTTTGAGACTGTCCTTTTCTGAAAAAGCGCTTTGCTGGCTCTTCAGCCTTGCCATCATTCTTCTGGGCCTGCTGCCTTTGAATGTTTTAGAGATGTTCAGCCAAGTTATGTAG
- a CDS encoding NADH-quinone oxidoreductase subunit M translates to MLPYLTMNPFGFPVLSTTIFLPLVGVLFILFMRSDRMIKVASFITTLLTLAVSVFLFANFDIKTPIFQFGENISWIAAYKINYTLGIDGISIMLVLLTTIISPIAVLSSWKAIQTRVKEFMIAILIMETALIGVFCALDFILFYFFWEAMLIPMYLLIAIWGGPNKDYASLKFFIYTLFGSVFLLVAIIAIYLVNGSFSIPEAMFRDYSFQFQFWVFLAFGIAFAIKVPMFPFHTWLPAAHTEAPTVGSVFLASILLKMGTYGFMRFCLPIVPQASFYFAPLMIVLSLIGIIYGGFVCLSQTDMKKLVAYSSVAHMGFVILGIFTFSIYGFIGSLFQMLNHGITTGGLFLLVGIVYERTHSRQIYDNAGLGKIMPIYMFFFGLFAVSSFAFPGTNSFVGELYVLIGTFATNRIAGFFAIVGAVIAAAYMLKLLKQIAWGREDKRDIKDMNLREIIYMLPLAVFVLWVGIFPRPFVNVMEYTLVNLAMQLDKVSH, encoded by the coding sequence ATGTTGCCATACCTGACAATGAATCCGTTTGGATTTCCGGTTTTATCAACCACGATCTTCCTGCCGCTTGTAGGAGTGCTCTTCATCCTTTTTATGCGCAGCGACAGAATGATCAAGGTCGCCTCCTTCATTACGACGCTCTTGACGCTGGCGGTTTCGGTATTTCTCTTTGCCAATTTCGACATCAAGACCCCCATTTTCCAGTTTGGGGAAAATATCTCCTGGATCGCTGCCTACAAGATCAATTACACGCTGGGGATAGACGGCATTTCGATCATGCTGGTTTTGCTTACGACAATTATCTCCCCGATTGCCGTGCTCTCCTCGTGGAAGGCGATTCAGACGCGGGTGAAGGAGTTCATGATTGCAATTTTGATCATGGAGACGGCCCTGATCGGGGTTTTCTGCGCCCTTGATTTCATCCTCTTTTATTTCTTCTGGGAGGCGATGCTGATCCCGATGTATCTGCTCATTGCGATCTGGGGCGGGCCGAACAAGGACTATGCGTCGTTGAAGTTTTTCATCTACACGCTCTTCGGGAGCGTTTTTCTGCTGGTTGCCATCATTGCGATTTATTTAGTGAACGGCAGTTTCAGCATCCCGGAGGCGATGTTCAGGGATTACAGCTTTCAGTTTCAGTTCTGGGTCTTTCTGGCCTTCGGCATCGCCTTCGCGATCAAGGTGCCGATGTTTCCGTTTCATACCTGGCTGCCCGCCGCGCATACCGAGGCCCCGACCGTCGGCAGCGTTTTTCTCGCCAGTATTCTCTTGAAGATGGGCACTTACGGTTTCATGCGTTTCTGTCTGCCGATTGTGCCGCAGGCAAGCTTTTACTTTGCCCCGCTGATGATCGTTTTGTCGCTGATTGGCATCATCTATGGGGGCTTCGTCTGTCTGAGTCAAACCGACATGAAGAAGCTGGTCGCCTATTCCAGCGTTGCCCACATGGGTTTCGTCATCCTCGGGATCTTTACGTTTTCGATTTATGGCTTTATCGGCTCTCTCTTCCAGATGCTCAATCACGGGATCACGACCGGCGGGCTTTTCCTGCTGGTCGGCATTGTCTATGAACGCACCCACAGCCGGCAGATATACGATAACGCGGGGCTCGGAAAGATCATGCCGATTTACATGTTCTTTTTCGGCCTCTTCGCCGTTTCCTCGTTCGCGTTTCCGGGTACCAACAGTTTTGTCGGCGAGCTGTATGTGCTGATCGGAACCTTTGCCACAAACCGAATCGCCGGCTTCTTTGCCATTGTCGGGGCGGTCATTGCCGCTGCCTATATGCTGAAGCTGTTGAAGCAGATAGCCTGGGGGAGGGAAGACAAACGGGATATTAAGGATATGAACTTGCGGGAAATAATCTATATGCTGCCGCTTGCCGTGTTTGTGCTTTGGGTGGGGATTTTTCCCCGTCCTTTCGTCAATGTAATGGAATACACGCTGGTAAATCTTGCCATGCAACTCGATAAAGTTTCCCATTAA
- a CDS encoding Na(+)/H(+) antiporter subunit D: protein MNNWIHPAIFYFVGALFLPFLRGKLKKVFILLIPTAAIISVALTNYGNYGAYNFLGVAGLLGRVDKLSMVFAWVFVMMSFLGALYALHRNEDGHHIAGFYYVGGSLGAVFAGDYLTLFIFWEAMAFSSVFLIWYGKRPQSDAAGYRYLLFHVFGGLLLFAGMMFYYTKTGSFAFNAIPPAGASWPEYLILAGFALNAAVIPLHAWLPDAYPEASVEGAVFLCAFTTKTAVYVLARGFSGFEILAILGTAMTVFGVIYAIIENDIRRVLAYHIISQVGYMVAGVGIGTMLAINGAAAHAFAHILYKALLFMGAGAVLYMTGTSKMTQLGGMYKYMPLTMIFYVIGAISISGFPFFSGFVSKSMIIAAAHHEGRIWLVLLLNLAGIGTFLSVGLKVTYFTFFGKESGNHQAAHEPPANMLWAMGLTSLLCFLIGTFPQTFYKLLPFSADFNPYNASHLSEMMQILSFTGLVFYLLVKKLSPDAKLNLDIDYFYRKATLLFIKFDEKVIAPIDSFWGELYRTLGLRSLFGTAALSYTFDQKAIDGVVDGTAYSVMGVGSLVKKLQTGRVQTYIGLSLLLFFAILWAVL, encoded by the coding sequence ATGAATAACTGGATCCATCCGGCAATATTCTATTTTGTTGGGGCCCTGTTCCTGCCGTTTCTCCGGGGCAAGCTCAAGAAGGTCTTTATTCTGTTAATCCCCACTGCGGCAATAATATCCGTTGCCCTGACCAATTACGGCAACTACGGGGCGTATAATTTTCTCGGCGTTGCCGGTCTATTGGGCAGGGTTGACAAACTCAGCATGGTATTTGCCTGGGTTTTCGTGATGATGTCCTTCCTCGGGGCGCTTTACGCCCTGCACCGAAACGAAGATGGTCATCATATCGCGGGATTCTATTATGTGGGCGGTTCGCTCGGGGCGGTCTTTGCCGGCGACTACCTGACCCTTTTCATCTTCTGGGAGGCGATGGCCTTTTCCTCCGTATTTTTGATCTGGTATGGAAAACGTCCGCAATCAGACGCTGCCGGTTATCGTTATCTGCTCTTCCACGTCTTCGGTGGGTTGCTCCTTTTTGCGGGGATGATGTTCTACTACACAAAAACCGGGAGCTTTGCCTTTAACGCCATCCCCCCCGCCGGCGCCTCGTGGCCGGAGTATCTGATCCTTGCCGGCTTTGCCCTTAATGCCGCCGTGATTCCGCTGCATGCCTGGCTGCCGGACGCCTATCCGGAGGCAAGCGTTGAAGGGGCCGTGTTTCTGTGCGCATTTACGACCAAGACCGCGGTTTATGTCCTTGCCCGGGGATTTTCCGGCTTTGAGATTCTCGCTATTCTGGGAACGGCGATGACGGTGTTCGGCGTTATTTACGCAATCATCGAAAACGACATCCGGCGCGTCCTGGCTTACCACATCATAAGCCAGGTCGGGTACATGGTGGCCGGCGTGGGCATCGGAACGATGCTGGCGATAAACGGCGCGGCCGCTCACGCCTTTGCCCATATCCTTTATAAGGCGCTTCTCTTCATGGGCGCCGGCGCGGTTCTCTACATGACGGGAACCTCAAAAATGACCCAACTGGGCGGGATGTACAAGTACATGCCGCTTACCATGATATTTTACGTCATCGGTGCGATCTCGATTTCCGGGTTCCCCTTTTTCAGCGGCTTTGTCAGCAAATCGATGATCATCGCCGCGGCTCATCACGAGGGCAGAATCTGGCTGGTGCTGCTGCTTAATCTTGCCGGGATCGGAACATTCCTCTCGGTGGGGCTGAAGGTCACCTATTTCACCTTTTTCGGGAAGGAATCGGGAAACCACCAGGCTGCCCACGAGCCCCCGGCCAATATGCTCTGGGCGATGGGGCTCACCTCCCTTTTGTGCTTTCTTATCGGAACTTTTCCGCAGACCTTTTATAAGCTGCTGCCGTTTTCCGCAGATTTCAACCCGTACAACGCCTCCCATCTTTCCGAGATGATGCAGATTCTCTCCTTTACCGGTCTTGTTTTCTATCTGCTGGTGAAGAAGCTTTCCCCTGACGCCAAGCTTAACCTCGATATTGATTATTTTTACCGCAAGGCAACGCTTCTTTTCATCAAATTCGACGAGAAGGTAATTGCTCCCATTGATTCCTTCTGGGGTGAGCTTTACCGAACGCTGGGGCTGAGGTCCCTTTTCGGCACGGCCGCCCTGTCTTACACATTTGATCAGAAGGCCATAGACGGGGTAGTTGACGGCACAGCCTACTCCGTCATGGGGGTTGGTTCTCTGGTTAAAAAATTGCAAACCGGGAGGGTGCAGACGTACATTGGTCTTTCCCTTTTACTCTTTTTTGCGATTCTCTGGGCCGTTTTATAG